Sequence from the Raphanus sativus cultivar WK10039 unplaced genomic scaffold, ASM80110v3 Scaffold1183, whole genome shotgun sequence genome:
ACTATGCTTCAGAGAAGAATGAAGTGTGTTTATAGTTGAAAGTTTTGTGGATTCGGATCTTTGCTTCCTGTTTTGGACAAAAGATTGTTGATCTCGGATTATGTTTACATGGCTGGTGGTGATACAAATCAGCTAGGAGATCAAGACTACAAACTGTAGTGACTCTGTCAACGACTAAAGCAGAGTGTATGGCGCTGGTTGGATGTGTCATAGAAGTGGCGCTGGTAGGAGGTGTCATAGAAGGAATGTGTTAAAAGTGGCTTAGTGTAAGAGCTTGGATTCAGGCAAGACACGATGGTGATATCGTGTGACTCTCAACGTTCATTGTTTCCAGTAAAGAACAATGTGATCGTGAGAAGGCTAAGCATGTCAGCAGAAAGGTGCACTTCATCAAGGATATCGCTCAGGTGATGCAAGCGTGTAGAAGTTAAATACTTCAAGAGATCCTGCTGATATTGTAACCAAGGTGGTTCCTGAGTTTGAGGAAAGCTGTTAAATTTCTTGGGGATGGTCAAGAGCATCGACTTCATCTGGCAAAGCACGAGTTTGCTTAACCTAAGTAGTGGATCATGTTTGATGTCATCAAGGTGGAGTTTGTTGGGATTCGAGACTACTTCAGAGACTACGTCAGCGAATACTTCAGGGACTTCGTCaagatttggtgatggaaatcaaacaagatcgcataacttaaaccaagacaaggatgtcatattaggaaaaagaaatatcactttattgaaggtgataggttcctggaaatattacttctcatggagttatggaagttgcaagtattttggaatatttcctaataggtttatggaaaggGGCGAATGCCCCTAATCCAActaggttaatgtaataaactcctACTATATAAGAGGAGCTCATGTGTACTCTTTTCTTAGAAACCTTGGCAAGGTCCGAAAGGTCAAAAGTGACCAAGCAAGCCGACTTGTGGCTtgttgtgagagagagagagaggtgctaTGTCTTTGTACTTATTATAGTGAAATTGCCTCATTGCCAGGCCCCAGACGTAACCACGTTTAGGTGAACCCTGGGACATCAAATTCTTGTGTCTATCTTCTATAATTCCGTGTTCTTTCTTCTGTTCTCCatagatctacaaactcatactttttaacgtactacgacaagtgcatcagaaagtgcttcagcgagtttgtgtggtgagttttcCCAACACTTGCATGAGACGAAAAACCAACGTTGATAATCaattttggtaaaaatatttttgttctcATAGTTGTAGACTCAATACATGCAGTAgactatatatatgtaaaattagtTCAGTGAATTATATTTAGCTctcttttagtttattttacaaaaacattttttttattaaaatgatgtttttgttaaaaagagaagacattttcttctttttacaaGACAAACAGAGTTGAAGAGTGAACAAGGCACATACACAATACACGCACAAGACAAGATCACACATACtgtggacaaaaaaaaaaaaaaaaaaagacaagccACGCATAACTAGCTATATATCGACAGGGATTGTTATCAAAATGATAGAAACAACAAAGAACGGAAGGTATCGATTTGATCATGAGGCTGCGTGGCTGATAAGTGACAAATAGCATGTATCTCGAGCTGATTTTCGCCTTGCTAAGATCCACCGCCGCCGGATCTTGATTTACTAGGTGATGCTACAGATCGCACTGTTGGATAAATTAACTTTAGTTAGTAAAATAAAACGGAATATACGGAGCAAAATCGGATGATAATAAATAGTTAGGACTCCTTACAAAGTTTCCGGAATTGGTATGGTTGAGTTGAAGCTGCATAAGATGAAATTACCAAAGAGAGAACCAGAAACAAAGCAACCAAccacaaatatatttcattttcttgtGTCTCTGTGTTGGTGtctttattagttattttaggtGTGTAATGTGTCCAGTTACAGATTAAAACGTGAGGTTTATATAATGAGCAGGCAGCGTATGGAAAATTGGAAATCATATAGCCTGACCTGAAGAAGAGTCCTGACGTAGACAAACATGTGCTTATTCTTTTAACGTGTTAACTTATGTCTTTGTCCTTCACTTACGATGG
This genomic interval carries:
- the LOC130503853 gene encoding uncharacterized protein LOC130503853 codes for the protein MISNFPYAACSLYKPHVLICNWTHYTPKITNKDTNTETQENEIYLWLVALFLVLSLVISSYAASTQPYQFRKLLRSVASPSKSRSGGGGS